A single window of Mustela erminea isolate mMusErm1 chromosome 4, mMusErm1.Pri, whole genome shotgun sequence DNA harbors:
- the C4H6orf136 gene encoding uncharacterized protein C6orf136 homolog isoform X3: MYQPSRGAARRLGPCLRTYQARPQDQLSPRTLPFPPLWPPSTTATFPSSLLWSPPPPHPPIWLLPRALPLHLPQIQTLSSPWVVLPPGKGEEGPGPEMHSGCLDGLRSLFEGPPCPCPGALIPFQAPGTSRPSPATPSGDPSMEEHLAVMYERLRQELPNLFLHSHDYTLYSSDVEFINEILNIRTKGRTWYILSLTLCRFLAWNYFAQLRLEVLQLTRHPENWTLQARWRLVGLPIHMLFLRFYKRDKEELYRTYDAYSTFYLNSSGLICRHRLDKLMPSHSAPTPVKKLLVGALVTLGLSEPEPNLHLCSKT, translated from the exons GACCAGCTTTCTCCACGGACTCTACCATTCCCACCCTTGTGGCCCCCCTCCACAACAGCCACTTTTCCATCTTCTCTTCTctggtctcccccacccccacaccctccGATTTGGCTGCTTCCCCGGGCTCTCCCACTACATCTTCCTCAGATCCAGACCCTCAGCTCACCATGGGTGGTTCTCCctccaggaaagggagaggagggaccaGGACCTGAGATGCATAGTGGCTGTCTGGATGGGCTTAGGAGCCTATTTGAGGGacctccctgcccctgtcctgGGGCTTTGATACCTTTCCAAGCCCCAGGAACCTCTCGCCCTTCCCCTGCCACTCCATCAGGAGATCCAAGTATGGAGGAGCACCTGGCTGTCATGTATGAGAGACTGAGACAAGAG CTTCCCAATCTCTTCCTTCACTCCCACGACTATACTCTCTACTCATCGGATGTGGAATTCATCAATGAGATCCTGAACATCCGTACCAA GGGCCGGACATGGTACATTCTGTCACTGACCCTCTGCCGCTTCCTAGCCTGGAACTATTTTGCACAGCTTCGGTTGGAGGTTCTACAGCTGACCCGCCACCCAGAGAATTGGACCCTGCAAGCTCGATGGCGGCTTGTGGGGCTGCCCATCCACATGCTCTTTCTGCGTTTCTACAAGCGAGATAAGGAAGAGCTTTATCG GACCTATGATGCCTATTCCACCTTCTACCTGAATTCCAGTGGCCTCATTTGTCGCCATCGCCTAGACAAA CTGATGCCTTCACACTCAGCCCCAACGCCTGTGAAAAAGCTGCTAGTGGGAGCCCTGGTGACTCTGGGACTGTCAGAGCCAGAACCCAACTTACACCTGTGTTCGAAGACCTGA